GCGGCGGGCGCGGGTGAAGCAGGAATCATGAGCAGGTAAGAAGAAACCGAGGCGCAGCAGGTATGGCCTGATGGCGCTTAGCTAAAGATGCAAGTAAAAGCGGACTTCGCTACCCCGTACTTGCCTGCTGGCGGGTGGTACTTTTCCGAGTGGCCACTTCAACCGGGCGGGTACTCCGGCCCGCCCCCCGGCTTGTATTTCGTTATGAGCGAACATCTACCCCGGCCAAGTGCCGCGGCCAGCCGAAAGTCGTAGACAGCAACCAGGCCGCATTGTGAATCGTTTGGATTGCTTTGTACTTTAGACTCCATGACGTTATCCGAGGCGCTGATTCCGCCCAATGACCCGCAACGCTTGCAAGCCCTGGCCCCCTATCTGGTGCTGGGGAGTGCCCCGGATGCTGTATTCGACGAAGTTGTGCGCCTGACGGCAAAGCTTTTCCAGGTGCCCATTGCCCTGGTGTCTTTGGTGGAGGAAGGCAGCGTGTGGTTTAAAGCCAATTTTGGCCTGGCCGGTGAGGAGCGGGTGCCCCGCAGCCAGAGCCTGTGTTCCGTGGCCATTCTGCGGGAGGAAACCACCGTGTTTGAGGACTTGCTGCGCGAACCTTGCCAGCTCACCGAGCCGGGCGCCGTCGAAGCGTTGCGCCTGCGCTTTTACGCGGCCCACCCATTGCGCACCGCGGCCGGGCAGGCCATTGGCTCGTTGTGCGTGATGGACCGCCAGCCGCGCACGCTCTCGGCAGCGGAGCAGGCCCGGTTGCAGGCCCTGGCCGCCGTGGTCATGAAGCTGCTCGACCTGCGCCTGTTGCTCCGCCACCAGGCCGTGCCCAGCAGCGCCCTCTGGCTGCAACTGTACCACCACCTGGACCAGTCGCTGACCCGCCTCGATACGCTGGCCGAACTCGCCCGGTGGGAAGACTCCCCCACGACGCCCGCGGCCCGGCAGTACCAACAGTCGCTGGACGAAGAGGCGGAACTCGTCACCCAGTCTCTGCACCGGCAAATCGACGCCGCCCTGACCACGTTGGCGCAGTAGCTTGCCGGCTTGGGCCCGGTAAGCGCCAGACGGGGCGCCTGCCTGTCAGCCCCGTTGTTTTCTGTTCTGCCTCTGATGATGCCCCACTTCACCGAGAAAGAGCACAAGCCGCCCATGGAGCAGCCGTAGCCGGTGATACCGCTACATACCAGCAGGACTAGCCAGCCGGGTAAGGCGCCCGGTTAGCTGGCCGCGCTGCTGTCAGCTGCGGGGGTGCGGTGGCGGGCTGCGCAGGCTCTGAAGCGGAATGCCGGGGCTCGGCATTGAGAGCTGAAAGCTAAACCAAAGGTATAGGTTGGAAGTCAGCCCCGCCAACAAAAAAGCCACTCAGCGAATAGGCTAAGTGGCTGATTTTCACCGTGGCCCCGATTGGATTCGAACCAATGACCGGCTGCTTAGAAGGCAGCTGCTCTATCCAGCTGAGCTACGGGGTCAGAAAAACAAAAGCCGCCCACCCAACGGCGGGCAAACGGCTTTTACAAGATGGTCGGGGTGGCAGGATTCGAACCTGCGGCCTCCTGCTCCCAAAGCAGGCGCGATACCGGGCTACGCTACACCCCGAAAATACTTGGGCGAGGTAAAAGTTGAGGAGTTAAAGAGCGGATAGCATCACTCTCTAACTCCTCAACTTTCAACCTTCAGAACGAAAAGTGCGGAGAGGGGGGGATTCGAACCCCCGGTAAACTTTAGGTCTACGGCAGTTTAGCAAACTACTGGTTTAAGCCACTCACCCACCTCTCCAAGTGGGATGCTCTTCCGGCTGAAGAGTGCGCAAATATACGACTAGAACGGAGAAACAAACTTTCTTAGAAAAAAATATCTGCCATCTTGCCGAACCGCCGTTCCCAGCCGGCCGGAGCGGAGGCCGTATCTTTGGCCCCCGCTCCGGCGTTGTCCTTTTGTTTTTGCCGTGAAAAATAAGCTGTTACCTGCGTGCTAAACTGGGCCTACTTGCCGGGCTGGCCCGAGGGGCTGGCGGCGGCGCTTTTTTTCCTGCTGTACCTGGGCTACGCCCTGCGCACGCGCCGACTGGCGGCGCCCCTGAGCCAGCGCGGCTGGCGCTTGGGCTGGAAACTCGGGTTGCGGCTCATCTACTTCAGCCTGCTGGTAGTGGCCCTGTTGGGCCCAGCCTATGGCCTTACCCAGCGCCCGGTGCGCACGGCCGGCAAAGACGTGTGGCTGCTCGTGGACCTTTCGCGCTCCATGAACGCGGCCGATGTGCTGCCCTCCCGCCTGCAAAAAGTAAAAGCCGAACTGGCCGGACTGGTCGAGCGGTTTCAGGCCGACCGGCTAGGGTTGATTGTGTTTGCGGGCGAGGCCTTCGTGCAGTGCCCCCTGACCTACGACCAAGCGGCGCTGCACCTGTTTCTGCGGACCCTGGCTACCTCGCTGGTGCCGCCGGGCTCTACGGACCTGGTGCCACCGCTGGAGTTGGTGCTGTCTCGCCTGAGCGCGGCGCCAGCCGCTTCGCGGGCTACGGCCGTAGTGCTGGTGACCGACGGCGAAGATTTCGGCGACAACCTGGAGCCCACGGTGCGCATTCTGGCCCGCTCCGGGGCGCGGGTGTTTACCATGGGCGTGGGCACGATGGAGGGGGCCCGGATTCCGCAAACCGGCGGGCGCGGCTACCTGCGCGACGCCCGGGGGCGGGAGGCCGTGAGCCGGCTGGTACCAGGGCCGCTGCGCCGATTGGCGGAACAAACCGGCGGCCAATATTTTGAACTCACCGACCAGCGCAACGAGTTTCCGCTGCTCGTAAACGCCCTGAACCGCTTGGAAGGCCAAGCCGAACAAGTGCGCACCGTGTCGGTGGCCGACAACCGCTACCGTTACCCGCTGGCGCTGGCGCTGGCCTTGCTGGCCTTGGATGTGTTGCTCACCATCAACGTTATCAGGCCGTGAAGAGTACGCTGCTAGCCGGAGTGCTGTTGCTGAGCCTGTGGGGCGGGCTGACCCGTATCCAGAGCCGCAACAGTGCCGTGCAGCGCGGCGCCGAGGCCTATGCGCGTCAGGACTTCGCGGCAGCAGCCCAGGCCTACCGCGAAGCGGCGGTGGACTTGCAGGACCCGGACGAGTCGGTGTGGCTGAACCTGGCCCACGCCACGCTGCGGGCGGGCCGCCCCGCCGAGGCGCGCACCTATTACGGCCGCCTGGTAAGCAGCCGCAACCGGCCGCTGCGCAGCGTAGCCCTGCAACAGCTCGGGCTGCTGGCCGCCGACAAAGGCGACTACGCCCAAGCCATCAGCCAGCTCCGGCAGGCGCTGCTGGCCAACCCGGCCAACGCCGACGCCCGCTACAACTACGAGGTGCTGCGTGAGTTTCTGGCGCGCCGGGCCGCCGACCCGCAGGTTCCGCCCCCCGGCACCGACGGCGGCCCCTCCCCTACCGACCCGTCGCAACGGCAGCCGCAGGAGCGGGCCGGCACCGACCGGTCGGGCCAGCTCGACGACCCCAGCCGCTCCCAGCGCCAAGAGGAGGCACAAGCTCAGGCCTCCCCCAAC
This region of Hymenobacter sp. YIM 151500-1 genomic DNA includes:
- a CDS encoding GAF domain-containing protein, coding for MTLSEALIPPNDPQRLQALAPYLVLGSAPDAVFDEVVRLTAKLFQVPIALVSLVEEGSVWFKANFGLAGEERVPRSQSLCSVAILREETTVFEDLLREPCQLTEPGAVEALRLRFYAAHPLRTAAGQAIGSLCVMDRQPRTLSAAEQARLQALAAVVMKLLDLRLLLRHQAVPSSALWLQLYHHLDQSLTRLDTLAELARWEDSPTTPAARQYQQSLDEEAELVTQSLHRQIDAALTTLAQ
- a CDS encoding VWA domain-containing protein encodes the protein MLNWAYLPGWPEGLAAALFFLLYLGYALRTRRLAAPLSQRGWRLGWKLGLRLIYFSLLVVALLGPAYGLTQRPVRTAGKDVWLLVDLSRSMNAADVLPSRLQKVKAELAGLVERFQADRLGLIVFAGEAFVQCPLTYDQAALHLFLRTLATSLVPPGSTDLVPPLELVLSRLSAAPAASRATAVVLVTDGEDFGDNLEPTVRILARSGARVFTMGVGTMEGARIPQTGGRGYLRDARGREAVSRLVPGPLRRLAEQTGGQYFELTDQRNEFPLLVNALNRLEGQAEQVRTVSVADNRYRYPLALALALLALDVLLTINVIRP
- a CDS encoding tetratricopeptide repeat protein → MKSTLLAGVLLLSLWGGLTRIQSRNSAVQRGAEAYARQDFAAAAQAYREAAVDLQDPDESVWLNLAHATLRAGRPAEARTYYGRLVSSRNRPLRSVALQQLGLLAADKGDYAQAISQLRQALLANPANADARYNYEVLREFLARRAADPQVPPPGTDGGPSPTDPSQRQPQERAGTDRSGQLDDPSRSQRQEEAQAQASPNGQRNPNQPGAGTGDGPGGFRPGQGAQRNVAQGSTPGSVRGLSTQAEGPEAPSGTSRRGGTDLAAPNEANLQTQRARLQQMNLSPGQARQILESLNAAEQQYLQQLPRQGSRKSEAGKPGW